One Betta splendens chromosome 8, fBetSpl5.4, whole genome shotgun sequence DNA segment encodes these proteins:
- the sez6l2 gene encoding seizure protein 6 homolog: MGCTRLAVLLSVTMIYQVSGMSFMNPEPDTPPTPAPDSYPLGDLIHAALQSKEYLGQAPAGTGTTTNPTQAVPGVRRAASTAAAMSPGLLTTAFGSPSAASRMGSRSPASSLPMEEETTTTLITTTTITTMHVPVQCNATLFSMEDVVESPDPASLAPLECTYSITVYAGYGVEIQVRKVNLSKEESLMIMGYGGAAPELLANETLMRQGQVIRSTTNQVFIHYRSRRQRDHGAFSLHYQAFLLSCPFPRSPEGGGVTVTDIHPGGQAHFHCDAGFQVRGHEVSTCVNATQPRWSAAEPQCVAVSCGGWVRNATVGRILSPPPPAVSNHSGGTNLSCHWLIEAKEGHRLHLHFERIALDEDDDKLIVRSGNSSLSPPLFDSDMDDVPERGLLSEGSTLHLELTADSSSIPLLLALRYEAFDDEHCWEPYVPHGNFSSSDITYQLGTTVTFACSPGFVMEQGSGTIECVDPSNPHWNDSEPVCKALCGGELTDPSGTILSPDWPQSYSKGQDCVWQIHGNDEKRIELDVQILNIRHTDVLTVFDGRDLMSHVIGQYLGSRERFQVVSGGSEVTIQFQSDPDDSSFILSQGFLIHYREVEPNDTCPTLPQIDFGWISSSHSSPVRGSVLTYQCQPGYDISGSDIITCQWDLSWSSSPPTCVKVQQCPDPGEVVNGARSVRPEAGFAVGTVVRFSCNQGYQLEGPSQISCHGRDTGTPKWSDRSPKCVLKYDPCPNPGVPDNGYQTLYKHSYQAGETLRFFCYEGYELIGEVIISCVPGHPSQWNSPPPFCKVAYEELLDDHKLEGDLVSQSFEPSHQILSENIALAIILPIILVILLIGGIYMYYTNICRLEWKPLFWKSLSHTHSYSPITVESDFNNPLYEAGDTREYEVSI; encoded by the exons ATGGGGTGCACACGCCTcgctgtgctgctgtctgtcaccATGATCTACCAAGTCtcag GTATGAGCTTTATGAATCCTGAGCCTGATACACCGCCAACACCAGCCCCGGACTCGTACCCTCTGGGCGACCTGATCCACGCGGCGCTGCAGAGTAAGGAGTACCTGGGGCAGGCGCCTGCGGGCACAG GCACCACCACCAACCCCACGCAGGCCGTGCCCGGCGTCCGGCGGGCCGCGTCCACGGCGGCGGCCATGTCGCCGGGGCTGCTCACCACGGCCTTCGGCTCGCCCTCGGCGGCGAGCAGGATGGGCTCCAGGAGCCCCGCGTCCTCGCTTCccatggaggaggagacgacCACCACTCtgatcaccaccaccaccatcactaCGATGCACGTGCCAG TCCAGTGCAACGCGACGCTGTTCAGCATGGAGGACGTGGTGGAGTCACCGGACCCCGCGTCCCTCGCGCCCCTGGAGTGCACCTACAGCATCACCGTGTACGCCGGCTACGGCGTGGAAATCCAG GTGCGGAAGGTGAATCTGTCCAAGGAGGAGTCTCTGATGATCATGGGCTACGGGGGAGCGGCGCCGGAGCTGCTGGCCAACGAGACGCTGATGCGGCAGGGCCAGGTGATCCGCAGCACCACCAACCAGGTGTTCATCCACTACCGCAGCCGGCGGCAGCGCGACCACGGCGCCTTCAGCCTTCACTATCAGG CCTTCCTGCTCTCCTGCCCGTTCCCGCGCTCCCCCGAGGGCGGCGGCGTCACGGTGACGGACATCCACCCGGGCGGCCAGGCCCACTTCCACTGCGACGCCGGCTTCCAGGTGCGCGGCCACGAGGTGTCCACGTGCGTGAACGCGACGCAGCCGCGCTGGAGCGCGGCGGAGCCGCAGTGCGTGG CCGTGTCGTGCGGAGGGTGGGTCCGCAACGCCACGGTGGGCCGgatcctctcccccccccctccggcgGTCAGCAACCACAGCGGCGGCACCAACCTGAGCTGCCACTGGCTGATCGAGGCCAAGGAGGGACACCGGCTCCACCTGCACTTCGAGAGGATCGCACTGGATGAAGACGACGATAA GCTGATCGTGCGCAGCGGGAACAGCTCGCTGTCGCCGCCGCTCTTCGACTCGGACATGGACGACGTCCCCGAGCGCGGGCTGCTCAGCGAGGGCTCCACGCTGCACCTGGAGCTGACGGCCGATTCCTCCTCCATCCCGCTTCTCCTGGCGCTGCGATACGAGG CGTTCGATGACGAGCACTGCTGGGAGCCGTACGTGCCTCACGGCAacttcagcagcagtgacatcacGTACCAGCTGGGCACCACGGTTACCTTCGCCTGCTCCCCCGGCTTCGTCATGGAGCAGGGCTCGGGCACCATCGAGTGCGTGGATCCCAGCAACCCGCACTGGAACGACAGCGAGCCCGTGTGCAAAG CTCTGTGTGGGGGGGAGCTGACAGACCCCTCGGGGACCATCCTGTCCCCCGACTGGCCTCAGAGCTACTCCAAGGGGCAGGACTGTGTGTGGCAGATCCACGGGAATGACGAGAAGCGCATTGAGCTGGACGTGCAGAT CTTGAATATCCGCCACACCGACGTGCTGACCGTTTTTGACGGCCGTGACCTCATGTCCCACGTGATCGGCCAGTACCTGGGCTCCAGGGAGCGTTTCCAGGTTGTGTCcggggggtcagaggtcaccattCAGTTTCAGAGCGACCCAGACGATTCCAGTTTCATCCTAAGTCAGGGATTCCTCATTCATTATCGCG AGGTCGAGCCTAATGACACCTGCCCCACCCTCCCTCAAATTGACTTTGGCTGGATCAGCTCGTCCCACTCCTCCCCAGTGAGGGGCAGCGTGCTGACCTATCAGTGCCAGCCGGGCTATGACATCAGCGGCTCTGACATCATCACCTGCCAGTGGGACCTGTCCTGGAGCAGCAGTCCGCCAACCTGTGTTAAAG TCCAGCAGTGTCCTGATCCGGGCGAGGTGGTGAACGGCGCGCGCTCGGTGCGTCCCGAAGCCGGTTTTGCAGTGGGGACAGTCGTGCGCTTCTCCTGCAACCAGGGTTATCAGCTGGAAGGCCCCAGTCAGATCTCCTGCCACGGCCGGGACACCGGCACCCCCAAATGGAGCGACCGCAGCCCCAAGTGTGTCC TCAAATACGACCCGTGTCCAAACCCCGGCGTCCCTGACAACGGCTACCAAACGCTGTACAAGCACAGCTACCAGGCGGGAGAGACGCTGCGTTTCTTCTGCTACGAGGGCTACGAGCTCATCGGAGAGGTCATCATCAGCTGTGTCCCCGGCCACCCGTCTCAGTGGAACAGCCCGCCGCCCTTCTGCAAAG TGGCATATGAGGAGCTCCTGGATGATCACAAGCTAGAAGGTGATTTAG TGTCCCAGTCGTTCGAGCCGTCCCATCAGATCCTCAGTGAGAACATCGCTTTGGCGATAATCCTGCCGATCATCCTGGTCATCCTTCTGATCGGAGGAATTTATATGTACTATACGAA CATTTGCAGACTAGAATGGAAGCCTCTGTTCTGGAAGTCTCTGTCTCACACGCACTCCTACAGTCCCATTACAGTTGAGTCCGATTTCAACAACCCCCTTTACGAGGCAGGG GATACACGGGAATATGAGGTATCCATTTAA
- the kctd13 gene encoding BTB/POZ domain-containing adapter for CUL3-mediated RhoA degradation protein 1 gives MSAEASVGSHAASSAQCTVSQPPQHNSDEHRNQGLLGSKYVKLNVGGSLHYTTVQTLSKEDSLLRSICNGGTEVTIDSEGWVVLDRCGRHFGLVLNFLRDGSVPLPEDHRELDEVLKEAQYYRVQGLVQHCLSAMQKQKDVFESVCHIPMITSAKEEQKMISTCRKPVVKLQNNRGNNKYSYTSNSDDNLLKNIELFDKLVLRFNGRVLFVKDVLGDEICCWSFYGEGRKIAEVCCTSIVYATEKKQTKVEFPEARIFEETLNILIYENSRVLGSLHLLDARGSGSSLGAGHSEEEGAVGGDRRVRRIHVRRHIMHDERGHGQQTVYKD, from the exons ATGTCTGCGGAGGCTTCAGTTGGCAGTCATGCTGCCAGCTCTGCCCAGTGTACCGTTTCCCAGCCTCCCCAACATAATTCTGATGAGCACAGGAACCAGGGTCTGCTGGGGAGCAAATATGTCAAGTTAAATGTGGGGGGCTCGCTGCATTATACCACTGTCCAGACATTAAGCAAGGAAGACAGTCTGTTGCGAAGCATATGCAACGGAGGAACTGAAGTTACCATAGACTCTGAAG GGTGGGTTGTTTTGGATCGGTGTGGCAGACACTTTGGGCTGGTATTGAACTTCCTGCGAGATGGTTCGGTGCCACTTCCTGAGGACCACAGGGAACTGGATGAGGTTCTAAAAGAAGCCCAGTACTATCGGGTCCAGGGACTGGTCCAGCATTGCCTCAGTGCTATGCAG AAACAAAAAGATGTGTTTGAGAGTGTGTGCCACATCCCCATGATCACCTCAGCCAAAGAAGAGCAGAAGATGATTTCTACTTGTAGAAAG CCTGTAGTAAAATTGCAGAATAATAGAGGAAACAACAAATACTCCTACACCAG TAATTCTGATGACAACCTGCTGAAGAACATTGAACTTTTTGACAAGCTTGTGCTGCGATTTAATGGCCGGGTCCTGTTTGTCAAAGATGTTCTGGGAGATGAGATCTGCTGTTGGTCATTCTATGGTGAAGGTCGCAAGATTGCTGAAGTATGCTGCACCTCCATTGTCTATGCTACAGAGAAGAAGCAAACCAAA gtTGAGTTTCCAGAGGCTCGAATTTTTGAAGAAACTCTCAACATCCTTATTTATGAGAATAGCAGAGTATTGGGAAGTTTACACCTCCTGGATGCAAGAGGCTCAGGTTCATCACTGGGAGCTGGACACTcggaggaagagggagctgtGGGAGGGGACAGGCGAGTAAGACGGATCCACGTAAGGAGGCATATAATGCACGACGAAAGGGGACATGGCCAGCAAACGGTGTATAAGGACTAA
- the asphd1 gene encoding aspartate beta-hydroxylase domain-containing protein 2 isoform X2, translating into MHWSLSALPSPPFVEVGVRSLSGLLWTLLLLFLWHCYRVGSDLPLKAGARRARTCAGSSHRGPFVSMETEEDGQRGRGYLAPVLGRALFPAPAPAEARRLYAALQEYAKRYSWVGMGRIHKGLRDQVQLDEHAAIQKPHLFFLPDVPSVPFFPRDAHRHDIEVLEANFPVILDEFKSVYQRGIDPKQGWTCPGAKGLAAFALYSGGVCAAANCRACPRTYRTLLSLRTFISSNSLGSAGFWLLGPGAALGTSYGPTNARLRCHLGLQTPPLCELVVGGEPQCWSEGHCLLLDDSFLHTVSHKGPADAGPRVILSVDLWHPNVAAAERQALDFMFSPEL; encoded by the exons ATGCACTGGTCGCTGAGCGCGCTCCCGTCCCCGCCCTTCGTGGAGGTGGGCGTCCGGTCTCTGAGCGGCCTCCTGTggacgctgctgctcctcttcctgtggCACTGCTACCGCGTGGGCTCCGACCTCCCGCTGAAGGCGGGCGCGCGCCGGGCCCGGACCTGCGCCGGCTCCAGCCACAGGGGCCCCTTCGTCTCCATGGAAACGGAGGAGGACGGGCAGCGGGGGCGGGGCTACCTGGCGCCGGTGCTGGGCCGCGCCCTGttcccggcgccggcgccggccgagGCCCGGAGGCTGTACGCGGCGCTGCAGGAGTACGCCAAGCGCTACAGCTGGGTGGGAATGGGCCGCATTCACAAGGGCCTCCGCGATCAG GTCCAGCTCGACGAGCACGCTGCCATTCAGAAGCCTCACCTCTTCTTCCTGCCGGACGTCCCAAGCGTTCCTTTCTTCCCGCGTGACGCCCACCGGCACGACATCGAGGTCCTGGAGGCCAACTTCCCCGTGATCCTGGACGAGTTCAAATCTGTGTATCAGCGGGGGATCGACCCGAAACAAGGCTGGACCTGCCCTGGAGCGAAG GGCCTGGCGGCGTTCGCCCTGTACAGCGGCGGCGTCTGCGCGGCGGCCAACTGTCGCGCGTGCCCGCGCACCTACCGGACGCTGCTGTCTCTGCGGACCTTCATAAGCAGCAACTCGCTGGGTTCTGCGGGGTTCTGGCTGCTGGGCCCCGGGGCGGCGCTGGGGACGTCGTACGGTCCCACCAACGCCCGCCTGCGCTGTCACCTGG GGCTGCAGACCCCTCCCCTGTGCGagctggtggtggggggggagCCCCAGTGCTGGTCCGAGGGCCACTGCCTCCTGCTCGACGACTCCTTCCTTCACACCGTCTCCCACAAGG GCCCCGCGGACGCCGGCCCTCGGGTCATCCTGAGCGTGGACCTGTGGCATCCCAAcgtggcggcggcggagagACAGGCGCTGGACTTCATGTTCAGCCCGGAGCTCTGA
- the asphd1 gene encoding aspartate beta-hydroxylase domain-containing protein 2 isoform X3 has translation MHWSLSALPSPPFVEVGVRSLSGLLWTLLLLFLWHCYRVGSDLPLKAGARRARTCAGSSHRGPFVSMETEEDGQRGRGYLAPVLGRALFPAPAPAEARRLYAALQEYAKRYSWVGMGRIHKGLRDQVQLDEHAAIQKPHLFFLPDVPSVPFFPRDAHRHDIEVLEANFPVILDEFKSVYQRGIDPKQGWTCPGAKVSAPWRPAVSVSSLVRPVCAPQGLAAFALYSGGVCAAANCRACPRTYRTLLSLRTFISSNSLGSAGFWLLGPGAALGTSYGPTNARLRCHLEVHFAGGACGSNPLGSDRNTV, from the exons ATGCACTGGTCGCTGAGCGCGCTCCCGTCCCCGCCCTTCGTGGAGGTGGGCGTCCGGTCTCTGAGCGGCCTCCTGTggacgctgctgctcctcttcctgtggCACTGCTACCGCGTGGGCTCCGACCTCCCGCTGAAGGCGGGCGCGCGCCGGGCCCGGACCTGCGCCGGCTCCAGCCACAGGGGCCCCTTCGTCTCCATGGAAACGGAGGAGGACGGGCAGCGGGGGCGGGGCTACCTGGCGCCGGTGCTGGGCCGCGCCCTGttcccggcgccggcgccggccgagGCCCGGAGGCTGTACGCGGCGCTGCAGGAGTACGCCAAGCGCTACAGCTGGGTGGGAATGGGCCGCATTCACAAGGGCCTCCGCGATCAG GTCCAGCTCGACGAGCACGCTGCCATTCAGAAGCCTCACCTCTTCTTCCTGCCGGACGTCCCAAGCGTTCCTTTCTTCCCGCGTGACGCCCACCGGCACGACATCGAGGTCCTGGAGGCCAACTTCCCCGTGATCCTGGACGAGTTCAAATCTGTGTATCAGCGGGGGATCGACCCGAAACAAGGCTGGACCTGCCCTGGAGCGAAGGTAAGCGCACCGTGGAGGCCCGCGGTGAGTGTGAGCTCACTGGTCCGTCCTGTTTGCGCTCCTCAGGGCCTGGCGGCGTTCGCCCTGTACAGCGGCGGCGTCTGCGCGGCGGCCAACTGTCGCGCGTGCCCGCGCACCTACCGGACGCTGCTGTCTCTGCGGACCTTCATAAGCAGCAACTCGCTGGGTTCTGCGGGGTTCTGGCTGCTGGGCCCCGGGGCGGCGCTGGGGACGTCGTACGGTCCCACCAACGCCCGCCTGCGCTGTCACCTGG AGGTTCATTTTGCTGGCGGTGCGTGTGGCTCCAATCCTCTGGGCTCGGACCGTAACACTGTGTGA
- the asphd1 gene encoding aspartate beta-hydroxylase domain-containing protein 2 isoform X1: MHWSLSALPSPPFVEVGVRSLSGLLWTLLLLFLWHCYRVGSDLPLKAGARRARTCAGSSHRGPFVSMETEEDGQRGRGYLAPVLGRALFPAPAPAEARRLYAALQEYAKRYSWVGMGRIHKGLRDQVQLDEHAAIQKPHLFFLPDVPSVPFFPRDAHRHDIEVLEANFPVILDEFKSVYQRGIDPKQGWTCPGAKVSAPWRPAVSVSSLVRPVCAPQGLAAFALYSGGVCAAANCRACPRTYRTLLSLRTFISSNSLGSAGFWLLGPGAALGTSYGPTNARLRCHLGLQTPPLCELVVGGEPQCWSEGHCLLLDDSFLHTVSHKGPADAGPRVILSVDLWHPNVAAAERQALDFMFSPEL; encoded by the exons ATGCACTGGTCGCTGAGCGCGCTCCCGTCCCCGCCCTTCGTGGAGGTGGGCGTCCGGTCTCTGAGCGGCCTCCTGTggacgctgctgctcctcttcctgtggCACTGCTACCGCGTGGGCTCCGACCTCCCGCTGAAGGCGGGCGCGCGCCGGGCCCGGACCTGCGCCGGCTCCAGCCACAGGGGCCCCTTCGTCTCCATGGAAACGGAGGAGGACGGGCAGCGGGGGCGGGGCTACCTGGCGCCGGTGCTGGGCCGCGCCCTGttcccggcgccggcgccggccgagGCCCGGAGGCTGTACGCGGCGCTGCAGGAGTACGCCAAGCGCTACAGCTGGGTGGGAATGGGCCGCATTCACAAGGGCCTCCGCGATCAG GTCCAGCTCGACGAGCACGCTGCCATTCAGAAGCCTCACCTCTTCTTCCTGCCGGACGTCCCAAGCGTTCCTTTCTTCCCGCGTGACGCCCACCGGCACGACATCGAGGTCCTGGAGGCCAACTTCCCCGTGATCCTGGACGAGTTCAAATCTGTGTATCAGCGGGGGATCGACCCGAAACAAGGCTGGACCTGCCCTGGAGCGAAGGTAAGCGCACCGTGGAGGCCCGCGGTGAGTGTGAGCTCACTGGTCCGTCCTGTTTGCGCTCCTCAGGGCCTGGCGGCGTTCGCCCTGTACAGCGGCGGCGTCTGCGCGGCGGCCAACTGTCGCGCGTGCCCGCGCACCTACCGGACGCTGCTGTCTCTGCGGACCTTCATAAGCAGCAACTCGCTGGGTTCTGCGGGGTTCTGGCTGCTGGGCCCCGGGGCGGCGCTGGGGACGTCGTACGGTCCCACCAACGCCCGCCTGCGCTGTCACCTGG GGCTGCAGACCCCTCCCCTGTGCGagctggtggtggggggggagCCCCAGTGCTGGTCCGAGGGCCACTGCCTCCTGCTCGACGACTCCTTCCTTCACACCGTCTCCCACAAGG GCCCCGCGGACGCCGGCCCTCGGGTCATCCTGAGCGTGGACCTGTGGCATCCCAAcgtggcggcggcggagagACAGGCGCTGGACTTCATGTTCAGCCCGGAGCTCTGA